A single genomic interval of Amblyraja radiata isolate CabotCenter1 chromosome 33, sAmbRad1.1.pri, whole genome shotgun sequence harbors:
- the LOC116991289 gene encoding ly6/PLAUR domain-containing protein 2-like produces the protein MKLITGAFITAFCSLFAEALECYNCTNARMATVCTTDRQQCPTNKTMCLTAVKTVGFSQIGLGYITISKKCSFQTECNADASNLVVGGRKVLCCSTDLCNAENAAFCPGLRWPLLAASTTLPWTLLGLTSST, from the exons ATGAAATTAATTACTGGAGCCTTCATTACAGCATTTTGCTCCCTGTTCG CTGAAGCATTGGAATGCTACAACTGTACCAATGCAAGAATGGCAACGGTTTGTACCACTGATCGCCAGCAATGCCCCACAAACAAAACCATGTGCCTCACCGCGGTGAAGACAGTCGGCTTCAGTCAGA TAGGACTTGGTTACATCACAATAAGCAAGAAGTGCTCCTTTCAAACGGAGTGCAATGCCGACGCCAGTAACTTGGTGGTCGGAGGGAGGAAGGTTCTCTGCTGCTCCACGGACCTGTGCAACGCCGAAAATGCCGCCTTCTGCCCGGGCCTCCGCTGGCCATTGCTGGCAGCCTCTACCACCCTCCCCTGGACTCTGCTGGGACTGACCAGCTCAACCTAA